Proteins from one Triticum aestivum cultivar Chinese Spring chromosome 7A, IWGSC CS RefSeq v2.1, whole genome shotgun sequence genomic window:
- the LOC123147440 gene encoding homeobox-leucine zipper protein ROC7, translated as MPGGMMIPGRNMIGRSNGAGVAYASSSSSALSLGQNLMDGMHHHQLPAMLQHQMVDHHLLLPQHHHHPHQQAATSESDARGPHGGGNNNSSNNNEELEMSKSGTGSDNNLDGGEGGGGEDDEQEDPAGQHPRKKKRYHRHTQHQIQELEAFFKECPHPDDKQRKELSRSLSLEPLQVKFWFQNKRTQIKTQHERQENTALRTENEKLRAENMRYKEALANASCPNCGGPAAIGEMSFDEHHLRVENARLRDEIDRISAIAAKYVGGKPGAGVAVASAAYPPLPPQSSGRSALDHLGMPSMFGGAEFDKPMVIELAVAAMEELVRMAQLGEPLWVPSLDGEALGEEEYARAFPRGALGPKSPELRSEASRETDVVIMNHVSLVEMLMDVRQWSALFSSIVSRAATLDVLSTGVAGNHDGALQLMSAEFQMPSPLVPTRDTQFLRYCKQHPGGAWAVVDVSLDGLRSAARVGGHFRRRASGCLIQEMPNGYSKVTWVEHVEAGDDAMVHDLYRPLVNSGLAFGARRWTSTLKRQCERLASAMATVPSSGGDVITTAEGRRSMLKLAERMTASFCGGVTASTTHQWTTLSGSGAEDVRVMTRKSVDDPGRPPGIILNAATSFWLPVPPSRVFGFLRDDSTRSEWDILSNGGVVQEMAHIANGSHHGNAVSLLRVNNANSNQSNMLILQECCTDATGSYVVYAPVDVVAMNVVLNGGDPDYVALLPSGFAILPDGPAGAPDAGGSLLTVAFQILVDSVPTAKLSLGSVATVNSLIACTVDRIKAAVVVSPGDNAGAATNR; from the exons ATGCCCGGAGGGATGATGATCCCAGGACGCAACATGATTGGCCGGAGCAACGGCGCCGGCGTCGcctacgcctcctcctcctcctccgcactCTCCCTCGGCCAG AACTTGATGGATGGGATGCACCACCACCAGCTCCCAGCAATGCTGCAGCACCAGATGGTtgatcaccatcttcttcttccccagcaccaccaccacccccaccagcAGGCGGCCACGAGCGAGAGCGATGCCCGTGGCCCCCACGGAGGgggcaacaacaacagcagcaacaacaacgaaGAGCTGGAGATGAGCAAGTCAGGTACGGGAAGCGACAACAACCTCgacggcggggaaggcggcggcggggaggacgaTGAGCAAGAGGACCCGGCCGGGCAGCATCCCCGGAAGAAGAAGCGCTACCACCGTCACACCCAGCACCAGATCCAGGAGCTTGAGGCCTTCTTCAAGGAGTGCCCCCACCCCGACGACAAGCAGCGCAAGGAGCTCAGCCGCAGCCTCTCCCTCGAGCCCCTCCAGGTCAAGTTCTGGTTCCAGAACAAGCGCACCCAGATCAAG ACGCAGCACGAGAGGCAGGAGAACACGGCACTCAGGACGGAGAACGAGAAGCTGAGGGCGGAGAACATGAGGTACAAGGAAGCGCTGGCCAACGCGTCGTGCCCAAACTGCGGCGGCCCGGCGGCCATCGGGGAGATGTCCTTCGACGAGCACCACCTGCGCGTCGAGAACGCGCGCCTCCGCGACGAGATCGACAGGATCTCCGCCATCGCCGCCAAGTACGTCGGCGGCAAGCCCGGCGCCGGGGTGGCTGTAGCCTCCGCTGCCTACCCGCCACTGCCACCGCAGTCTTCCGGCCGCTCTGCGCTCGACCACCTGGGCATGCCCAGCATGTTTGGAGGTGCTGAGTTCGATAAGCCGATGGTGATCGAGCTGGCCGTGGCTGCCATGGAGGAGCTGGTCCGGATGGCGCAGCTCGGGGAGCCTCTCTGGGTGCCATCCCTCGATGGCGAGGCGCTCGGCGAAGAGGAGTATGCTCGCGCCTTCCCACGGGGTGCACTCGGCCCCAAGTCGCCGGAGCTCCGGTCGGAGGCGTCGCGGGAGACGGACGTTGTCATCATGAACCACGTCAGCCTCGTCGAGATGCTCATGGACGTGCGTCAGTGGTCGGCGCTCTTCTCGAGCATCGTATCCCGGGCGGCCACGCTTGACGTGCTCTCCACCGGCGTCGCCGGCAATCACGACGGCGCGCTGCAGCTCATGTCCGCCGAATTTCAGATGCCATCGCCGCTGGTGCCGACGCGGGACACCCAGTTCCTGCGCTACTGCAAGCAGCATCCGGGCGGCGCATGGGCCGTCGTCGACGTCTCCCTCGACGGTCTCCGTTCCGCTGCGCGGGTGGGCGGGCACTTTCGCCGCCGCGCCTCCGGCTGCCTCATCCAGGAGATGCCCAACGGCTACTCCAAGGTGACGTGGGTGGAGCACGTCGAGGCCGGTGACGATGCCATGGTACACGATCTGTACAGGCCCCTGGTGAACTCTGGGCTGGCATTCGGCGCGCGGCGGTGGACGTCGACGCTGAAGCGGCAGTGCGAGAGGCTGGCGAGCGCTATGGCCACCGTGCCCTCCTCAGGCGGCGACGTGATCACGACGGCGGAGGGGCGGAGGAGCATGCTGAAGCTGGCGGAGAGGATGACGGCGAGCTTCTGCGGCGGGGTGACTGCGTCGACTACGCACCAGTGGACGACGCTCTCTGGCAGTGGCGCGGAGGACGTGCGCGTGATGACCCGCAAGAGCGTCGACGACCCCGGCCGCCCGCCGGGTATCATCCTCAACGCCGCCACCTCCTTCTGGCTCCCCGTCCCGCCCTCCCGCGTCTTCGGCTTCCTGCGCGACGACTCCACCCGCAGCGAATGGGACATCCTCTCCAATGGCGGCGTCGTCCAGGAGATGGCCCACATCGCCAACGGCAGCCACCACGGCAACGCCGTCTCACTCCTCCGCGTCAAC AACGCGAACTCGAACCAGAGCAACATGCTGATCCTGCAGGAATGCTGCACGGACGCGACGGGGTCGTATGTGGTGTACGCGCCGGTGGACGTGGTGGCCATGAACGTGGTGCTCAACGGCGGGGACCCGGACTACGTGGCGCTGCTGCCGTCCGGGTTCGCCATCCTTCCTGACGGGCCGGCCGGGGCGCCGGATGCCGGCGGCTCGCTCCTCACTGTCGCCTTCCAGATCCTCGTCGACTCCGTGCCCACAGCCAAGCTCTCGCTGGGATCCGTCGCCACCGTCAACAGCCTCATTGCCTGCACCGTCGACCGCATCAAGGCCGCCGTCGTCGTCAGCCCCGGGGACAACGCCGGCGCCGCCACCAACCGGTGA